From the Gramella sp. Hel_I_59 genome, one window contains:
- a CDS encoding Crp/Fnr family transcriptional regulator, producing the protein MPADIIDHISREIDLSELEKTEFRSILSEVSLHKKELLIKPGQTVQDEYFVVEGCLRAYYLDEQGNKHIIQFAIEDWWISDFEAFFTNQPSKLYVEAIEDSKLLSLNRTLLEELYHRIPKFERFFRLKTTGAFVSLRKRILSSLEKSNKERYLDFCETYPEIEKRVQNYHIANYLGMKPESLSRIRKDLA; encoded by the coding sequence ATGCCTGCAGATATCATTGATCACATTAGCCGGGAAATTGACCTTTCGGAATTGGAGAAGACTGAATTCAGAAGTATTCTTTCTGAAGTTTCTCTTCATAAAAAGGAACTTCTTATTAAACCGGGGCAAACCGTACAAGATGAATATTTTGTAGTAGAAGGTTGTTTGCGTGCATACTATCTCGATGAGCAAGGAAATAAACATATTATACAATTCGCAATAGAAGATTGGTGGATCAGTGATTTCGAAGCCTTTTTCACGAATCAGCCATCAAAGCTTTACGTTGAAGCAATAGAAGACTCAAAACTATTATCCTTAAACCGTACTCTTCTGGAAGAATTGTACCATAGAATTCCAAAATTCGAACGCTTTTTCAGGCTTAAGACCACCGGGGCTTTTGTTTCACTTAGAAAAAGAATTCTATCATCTCTTGAGAAATCGAACAAAGAGCGGTATCTGGATTTTTGCGAAACCTATCCGGAAATTGAAAAGCGTGTACAGAATTATCATATCGCTAATTATCTAGGAATGAAACCAGAAAGCCTTAGTAGAATCCGAAAAGATCTTGCTTGA
- a CDS encoding dodecin family protein: MGIVKVIEVIAASEKSFDDAVQKAVTEAAKTVKNIRSVYVKEMKAHVDGDKITSYAVNAKISFDKTS, encoded by the coding sequence ATGGGAATTGTAAAAGTGATTGAAGTGATTGCCGCTTCAGAAAAAAGTTTTGATGATGCAGTACAAAAAGCAGTTACAGAAGCTGCGAAAACGGTAAAGAATATAAGGTCAGTCTACGTTAAAGAGATGAAAGCTCATGTAGATGGGGACAAGATTACTTCTTATGCTGTAAATGCTAAAATATCTTTCGATAAAACTAGTTAG
- the upp gene encoding uracil phosphoribosyltransferase: protein MQVHELSQNNSIANKFISQLRDVHVQKDRMRFRRNIERLGEIMSYELSQELNYNKQAIETPLGTSEIAQPDNEVVICSILRAGLPLHQGILNYFDDAENSFISAYRHHPNNDENFEVLVEYMASPSLEGKTLILADPMLATGKSFANVLKAIAPMGKPAKIHLVSVIGSSEGIEFLKSEFPENSKLWIATIDNELDKNGYIVPGLGDAGDLCYGQKLQH, encoded by the coding sequence ATGCAGGTTCACGAACTATCCCAGAATAATTCTATCGCTAATAAATTCATAAGTCAATTGAGAGACGTACATGTGCAAAAGGACCGCATGCGCTTCCGTAGAAATATTGAGCGACTGGGAGAGATCATGTCTTATGAACTTAGCCAGGAACTCAATTACAATAAGCAAGCGATTGAAACGCCGCTTGGAACTTCTGAAATTGCCCAGCCAGACAATGAGGTTGTGATCTGTTCTATATTACGAGCAGGTTTGCCATTACACCAGGGAATCCTTAATTATTTTGATGATGCTGAAAATTCATTTATTTCGGCTTATAGACATCATCCCAACAATGATGAGAATTTTGAAGTTCTAGTGGAATATATGGCTTCGCCTTCTCTGGAAGGTAAAACTCTAATTCTTGCAGATCCCATGCTTGCAACGGGAAAATCTTTCGCTAATGTTTTAAAAGCAATTGCCCCGATGGGAAAACCCGCCAAAATCCATCTGGTATCTGTTATTGGCTCTTCGGAAGGGATTGAATTTTTAAAGTCAGAGTTTCCTGAAAATTCTAAACTCTGGATTGCTACGATAGATAATGAACTGGATAAAAATGGTTACATAGTTCCTGGTTTAGGTGACGCTGGAGATCTTTGTTATGGTCAAAAACTTCAGCATTAA
- a CDS encoding BamA/TamA family outer membrane protein, with protein sequence MKIRISVIILIAVALFQSCSVEKFIPEEELLYTGAEISIESDSVIKEEPQLKTELQSVLRPEPNAQILGMRPGLYFHYKAQREKPGIINKFLNKKLGEEPVYLSDVDLENTEELLLNRLENRGFFYSNVTSEEIKDEDAKTASVNYDLNVPEPYTMATYQLDNDTLLVYREIKSNLEKTLLEDGMRFDLPKLKLERERIDLFLKGEGYYNFNPGFLIFEADTNQYDKKKFDLFLRLKKDVPAKSVIPYRISNVNVYANYNVDEDSVTNNYKRFKDKNYLQDELFFKPKYLDPYLLIETGDNFSPEASRATSRRLGTIGSYKFVNIRYDEVDTLAVDSIGLLEANIFLSPLKKRAIKAELQALTKSNNFAGPHLGVTFSNRNLFKGGERLDISANFGYEVQLGDGGIPGRNSLNFALSNDLIVPRLLFPIEFNNNFFRYDIPKTRISLGGDYLKRAQLFTLTSLNAAFGYFWNANRYVTHELNPIDLNFIRLGNESEEFLKILDENPLLESSFDQEFIAGLTYSFTYNGMIDATKKHVFYLNSNFDIAGNSMSLIGSENEEGKDEVFGLDYAQYAKLDMDFRYHYRFENQSLIATRLFGGYGIPYGNSDVMPFSKQYFSGGPYSVRAFRTRSLGPGTFQGAEDSEQYRDQSGNIRIEANAEYRFPIVTYLNGAFFVDAGNVWNSKSQDETGLEQGQFQSDFINELGIGAGAGLRIDIQSFVIRFDLAFPMHDPNEPQGERWVNDFGSPVFNFAIGYPF encoded by the coding sequence ATGAAAATTAGAATTTCAGTAATCATATTAATAGCTGTAGCACTGTTTCAGTCCTGCAGCGTGGAAAAATTCATCCCTGAAGAGGAATTACTTTATACCGGTGCTGAGATCAGTATAGAATCTGATTCCGTAATTAAGGAGGAACCACAATTAAAAACTGAATTGCAAAGTGTTCTTAGACCAGAGCCGAACGCGCAAATCCTGGGAATGAGACCGGGACTTTACTTTCACTATAAAGCACAACGCGAAAAGCCGGGAATCATCAATAAATTTTTAAATAAAAAATTAGGAGAGGAACCGGTGTATCTTTCCGATGTTGATCTTGAAAACACGGAAGAATTACTTCTGAATAGATTGGAAAACAGAGGTTTCTTTTATTCGAATGTAACTTCAGAAGAAATAAAAGATGAAGATGCTAAAACAGCTTCTGTAAATTATGATCTTAATGTGCCAGAGCCTTATACTATGGCCACATATCAACTAGATAATGATACATTATTAGTGTATCGCGAGATCAAAAGCAACCTGGAAAAGACGCTGCTGGAAGATGGGATGAGATTTGATCTTCCGAAGTTAAAATTGGAGAGAGAACGTATAGATCTTTTTCTTAAAGGTGAAGGATATTACAACTTCAATCCCGGCTTTTTAATTTTTGAAGCCGATACCAATCAATACGATAAGAAAAAATTTGATCTATTTCTTAGACTTAAGAAGGATGTTCCCGCAAAATCTGTTATTCCTTACAGGATCTCAAACGTAAATGTGTATGCTAACTACAATGTAGATGAAGATAGCGTTACCAATAATTATAAACGCTTCAAGGATAAGAACTACTTACAGGATGAACTGTTCTTTAAACCAAAGTATCTAGATCCATACCTGCTTATTGAAACAGGAGATAATTTTAGTCCGGAAGCTTCAAGAGCTACTAGTAGAAGATTAGGAACTATAGGCTCTTATAAATTCGTAAATATAAGGTATGATGAAGTAGATACTCTGGCCGTGGATAGTATTGGTCTGCTTGAAGCAAATATATTTCTTTCACCCTTAAAAAAGCGTGCAATCAAAGCAGAGCTTCAGGCTTTGACAAAATCCAACAATTTTGCAGGGCCACATCTTGGAGTGACCTTTTCTAATAGAAACCTGTTTAAAGGTGGTGAGCGACTGGATATCTCAGCTAATTTTGGATATGAAGTTCAGCTTGGTGATGGAGGAATCCCAGGAAGAAATTCTTTAAATTTTGCCCTTAGTAACGATCTAATTGTACCACGACTTCTTTTCCCTATAGAGTTTAATAATAACTTTTTTAGATATGATATTCCGAAAACCAGGATAAGTCTGGGTGGAGATTATCTAAAGAGAGCTCAGCTATTTACACTTACGAGTCTAAACGCTGCCTTTGGTTATTTCTGGAATGCAAACAGATATGTCACTCATGAATTAAATCCTATTGATCTCAACTTTATTAGACTCGGTAATGAAAGTGAGGAATTTTTAAAAATACTGGATGAGAACCCACTTCTGGAAAGTAGTTTTGATCAGGAATTTATAGCAGGTCTCACATATTCCTTTACCTATAATGGAATGATAGATGCCACGAAAAAGCACGTATTTTACCTCAATTCGAACTTTGATATCGCGGGTAATAGTATGAGCCTTATAGGTTCTGAAAATGAGGAAGGCAAAGATGAAGTTTTTGGACTGGACTATGCCCAATACGCTAAACTGGACATGGACTTTCGTTATCACTATAGATTTGAAAATCAAAGTTTAATTGCCACAAGATTATTTGGTGGTTATGGGATTCCTTATGGAAATTCAGATGTAATGCCTTTTAGTAAGCAATATTTTTCTGGTGGTCCATATAGTGTTAGAGCTTTTCGAACCAGATCTCTAGGGCCAGGTACTTTTCAGGGTGCAGAGGACAGTGAGCAATATCGTGACCAATCCGGTAACATTAGAATTGAAGCCAACGCGGAATACAGATTTCCAATAGTTACTTATTTAAACGGTGCATTTTTTGTGGATGCTGGAAATGTTTGGAACAGCAAATCTCAGGATGAAACTGGTTTAGAACAAGGTCAATTTCAATCAGATTTCATCAATGAACTTGGAATCGGGGCAGGAGCTGGATTAAGAATCGATATCCAGAGTTTCGTGATAAGATTCGACCTTGCTTTTCCAATGCACGATCCAAATGAGCCTCAAGGTGAAAGATGGGTAAATGATTTTGGTAGCCCGGTGTTTAATTTCGCTATTGGATATCCTTTTTAA